GGACAGCAATTCAACAATCAATAAAGTATACTTGAGATCCTGTTGAAAGGCTTGCAACTCGTAATAGGTTTGTTCCACATCAAAAGCTAAATCTAAAATGTCGTTAGTCACTCTTAACGTAGTTTGTTCGAGCTCGACTTTTGCTACCTTTACTCGCAGGGGAATGAGAAAGAGATCGATAAAGCTCGCTGTGACGGAATATTCAATATCTGGCACAAATTTTCTTTTATCAGGATAGCGGACGAAAAGATCAAAAAAGGGGTTAGAAAATAATCCTGCTTCTATTAGGTCTGCAGTCGAAATGCCAATTTCTTCAAACGTTGCCTGGATGTTAGGATTATTGAACAAAGCTATTTGTACAGCTACATCAACGGTTAATTCTTCCTGGAGAAGCTTCTGAATGTTTTCTTCAATTTGACTGGCATGATCCCTTTTGTGATTCCAAGTCACAATTTTATCGAGACGTCTTTCGAGTGCAGATGAAACAAACACATCATCTGATCGTTGTATTTTTTGGCAGCCAAAAACGAGGCATAAAATGGCTATAGGAATAAGATTGCAACAAAAGCTTGCCACTCAGATTAACTCCATGCGTTTCTGTTTATGGGGTAATCCATACAAAGAGAGCACAATTTTGTAAAGGGAACTATTAGAAAATTTAAAAAACTTTTATATATTGCAAGCAGGTTGCAAAATTATCTATTATAAGGAATTTATGGTTTTAGAACCTAACACAGAGGAAGTCCAATTTCAAATTGGCCCCTATCAGGTGCTAAAAAGCATTAATCAAGGAGAAAAAGGGGACATTTTTCTTGTTTACGATCCTGTTAACAAACGCAAAGTTGCTCTAAAACGTCTTTTTAAAACCAGTAAAAATACACATTATTATAAGCAATTTTTAAACGAGGCGCACCTTACTTCGGAGCTTTCCCATTCTTCTATTATTAGCATTTATTCGATTGTGGATGAAAAGGATCAAGTCTATTACACCATGCCTTATATTGAAGGTGAAACACTTAAAGAATTGATAAAAAGTGCTCAACAAAGAGAGATCGACGGACTTCCGCTAAATGCCAAACATAGTGTAACCACATTCGTTCACTATTTTCTTAAAATTTGTCAAGCTGTCGCCTATGCCTATTCAAAAGAGATTCTTCATTGCGATTTAAAACCATCCAATGTGTTGATCGGAGTTTTTGGAGATGTACGCGTTTTCGATTGGGGATTGGCAATTTCGACAAAACAAATCAAGTCTTCACATAAAAAAACAAAGACTATTGCTGGAACAATCATTTATCTAGCTCCTGAGGTTGCTTTAGGAGGATCCCCTTCTATTCAAAGTGAGGTTTATGCTTTAGGGTTAATTCTCTATGAGATTTTGACTCTACGTTATCCATTTCATAGAGAAAATCTCCATGAATATTACCAAAACATGTACAAAGAGAGTCTTGTAGATCCTGTGTACGTTTCTGTAAATCGGCACATTCCACCTCTATTATCCCAGATGGCCATGAAATGTCTTGCTGAAAGCCCTGAGAAAAGATACCAGTCTGTCGAAGAAATCATTGAAGCACTCGAAATGTATTTGCAGATGCGCCCAGGATGGATTCAAATTGCAGATATGGAAACAAGTGTATGGGATATTAAAGAGGAAATTTCGATCGCTGGGCATGTAAAATCCTTGGTGATTTCTCAGCCTTTATTTACGGAAAGCAAATTAGAAGCTCAGATTCAGCTCAATGAAGATTCGGATGGAATCGGTTTTTTGCTTGGAATAGCAGCTCCTAAAAAAGAAAATTTCAATACTTGCGACTTCATCTGGATCTCTTGTGATGACCAGAATAAGTCAGTTGAGCTCTGGCATTTACCTAAGCTTGTTTTTAAAAATCCAGAGGTCTCTCTCAAGAGAGAAGTCACTTATCAATTTCGCATAGAAAATACTAAGGAAAGCTTATGTCTTTATGTGAATGATAGACTTCTTCTCTCCCATGCACATTATGTACCTCAAAAGGGCACCCACATGGGGTTATATTTGTCTTCCACTGATTTTATTGATGAGATCAAACTTTTTGTGGATTGCAAATATTTTGCAGAGGATCCATTAGGCTTAGGAAATTATTTTTTAGCTCATCATCAGTATCAAGCTGCCTTGGAAAAATATAAGAGCGTAGATACCAATTCTGAGATAGGAAATGAAGCGAGTTTTATGGCCGGAATTACGCTTTTGGAAGAAGCAAAAAATCATGAAAGTTCAAAAGTTAAGGAAGCTTTAAGGATATTTGAGAAGTTGCTGGCGACATCTGCTGCACCTTTGGGATACTTAGGGCATACCCTTGTTTATCAATGGCTTAATGATCTAGAAAAAGAAATGCAGGCTTTTACAAAGGGATTAACAGCTTTTTCGCATCACCCTCTGATTGCCATTTTACAACAACATTTGGAAGACCGCATCCATGAGACTATTTTTGATGCTCAAAAGCATGGTCAGTTTATCTTAATCGCTCTAATCTGTCTTCCAACAGAGCGATTATTAAAATTTAAAAATCTCTTCAGATCATTAAAGCATCGCTTAAAACCCCTTTATTTTATCGAAGAAACTGAGTTAGCAGAGGCGGATGACGCATATCAATACCAGTCTCTAGCTATCCATTTAGCCTTCTTACTTGCCAAACCGCAACAAGTTGATGAAATTCTAATTGCATTAATAAGCTCGGCTTACACCCTGCTGCCGCTCTTCGAACAAGGTCTCATGGCATTGATTGAATTAGGTTTTTGGGAATGTGCTCGGGAAAAAATAGAAATGCTATCGCAGCAATTTTTAGGTGTTCAAGCGATTGCACATTTGAGATGGATAAAAGAGGCGATAAACATTCATCGTAAAGAGGATATCCGCCTCTCATTTTTATCAGAACTCCCCTGGAAATTGTCGATTCAGCATTTGCGACCTGTTTTTCATATTCTTAATGAACTTCTGCTGTTGCGGCAAACCAATGTTGTGATTAAGACAGCTAAGTCATTGATCAAAAGACATGAATTACAACCTGAGCATCAATTAAAATTGATTCACCTAAAAATTCGAGCTTACTTTCAGGATAGGCAATGGGATTTAGCGGAAGAGCTTCTTCAACAGCATTTTAATGAAACACATGCCGATTATCCTTTTTTAATGAGCTGTTTGCGCCATATGAGAGAAGACGTCCCTTCTGGGGTTTCAAAAATCCGTGAAGAGATGTCTTTATGGGAAAAAAGACAAATTTATCGTGATTATATTCTTTTTTTTCAGTGTGTTCAGGATGCAAAAAAAGAGCAAAGATATAGGGTATTAGAGAGAGAAACATGGATGGGAAAGGGAATTTTTTAGTAAATTTTTTAATTGAAATTTAAATCAAAATATGTTATTTTAAAAAAGGATAACCTCTTAATTAGGAGGCATTATGACATCTCCCATAAATAATAATGCAAGTTCTGTACAGTCTTCGCAATCAGCTCAAAACGTTAATCCTGCCAGTACAGCAACTACGACCACCCAACAAGCACTTGCTCAACAAATACAGACACAACAAGAAGAAGCACTTCGTCAACAAGCAGCTCAAGGGGTTGCGGACGAAGCAACAGGCAAAGCAGGACGTAGAAATTTGTCAAATCTAGGTACAAAGATTTAGCACAAATAATCTCTGTTCAGAGAGGCAAACTGGGAAGTTTGCCTTTTTTTTATCATTCTTTTTTATTTTTCCATGTTAACCATATGACATTTTTGATAAAGGAACGTTAACGCTTCATCCATTTCCATTGACAGGTTAGTAATGAAAAATGATCTCGATAGAAAAATAAAAATTGAAGAGTGGTATGGGGTTATTCTCTCCTTTATCTATTATTTTTGCGTGCTAGGCTCTTATTACATCATGCGCCCATTACGAGATCAGCTGGCGGCAGAAGTGGGCTCGGCTCAATTACCAGGGTTTTTTGCTGCGACTTTTATCGTGATGCTTCTATTAACTCCATTATTTGCCTGGTTAGTTTCTCGTTGGCCGCGCCGTGTGATCATGCCAGTAGTTAATCTATTTTTCATTGCTTGCCAGCTCCTTTTTATTCCCTTATTTGGTCATCAAGCCTGGCTTTCAGCTCAGTTTTTTGGGCTCATTTTTTTTGTTTGGGTCAGTGTATTCAATTTGTTTGTGGTATCGGTATTTTGGAGCTTTATGACAGACATTTGGAGTGATGCTCAAGCCCGGCGCTTGTTTCCTATTATCGCTTTAGGTGGAACGCTTGGAGCTGTGGTTGGTCCAATGATTACGCGTACTCTTGTAGAGGTCATAAGGCTGCCTTTGTTACTTGCTGTTTCAGCGGGATTACTGCTTATAGCTGTTCTATGTGTGATTATTTTAGGGAATTGGGCGCATCAATTTGGCTTTCATAGAAATGAAGTGGCTAGTGAGGCCGCTGT
This Parachlamydia acanthamoebae DNA region includes the following protein-coding sequences:
- a CDS encoding protein kinase domain-containing protein, whose amino-acid sequence is MVLEPNTEEVQFQIGPYQVLKSINQGEKGDIFLVYDPVNKRKVALKRLFKTSKNTHYYKQFLNEAHLTSELSHSSIISIYSIVDEKDQVYYTMPYIEGETLKELIKSAQQREIDGLPLNAKHSVTTFVHYFLKICQAVAYAYSKEILHCDLKPSNVLIGVFGDVRVFDWGLAISTKQIKSSHKKTKTIAGTIIYLAPEVALGGSPSIQSEVYALGLILYEILTLRYPFHRENLHEYYQNMYKESLVDPVYVSVNRHIPPLLSQMAMKCLAESPEKRYQSVEEIIEALEMYLQMRPGWIQIADMETSVWDIKEEISIAGHVKSLVISQPLFTESKLEAQIQLNEDSDGIGFLLGIAAPKKENFNTCDFIWISCDDQNKSVELWHLPKLVFKNPEVSLKREVTYQFRIENTKESLCLYVNDRLLLSHAHYVPQKGTHMGLYLSSTDFIDEIKLFVDCKYFAEDPLGLGNYFLAHHQYQAALEKYKSVDTNSEIGNEASFMAGITLLEEAKNHESSKVKEALRIFEKLLATSAAPLGYLGHTLVYQWLNDLEKEMQAFTKGLTAFSHHPLIAILQQHLEDRIHETIFDAQKHGQFILIALICLPTERLLKFKNLFRSLKHRLKPLYFIEETELAEADDAYQYQSLAIHLAFLLAKPQQVDEILIALISSAYTLLPLFEQGLMALIELGFWECAREKIEMLSQQFLGVQAIAHLRWIKEAINIHRKEDIRLSFLSELPWKLSIQHLRPVFHILNELLLLRQTNVVIKTAKSLIKRHELQPEHQLKLIHLKIRAYFQDRQWDLAEELLQQHFNETHADYPFLMSCLRHMREDVPSGVSKIREEMSLWEKRQIYRDYILFFQCVQDAKKEQRYRVLERETWMGKGIF